In Sander vitreus isolate 19-12246 chromosome 12, sanVit1, whole genome shotgun sequence, the following proteins share a genomic window:
- the LOC144526444 gene encoding phosphoglucomutase-1-like, whose protein sequence is MDNSPLQVLTVPTAPYPDQRPGTSGLKKKVYVFQSRRNYLHNFIQSIFSSIDLRDRQGSTVVVGGDGRFFNRTAIEVIVQMAAANGVGRMIIGHHGIMSTPAISCVIRKYKAIGGIILTASHNPGGPDGDFGIKFNTANGGPAKEAVTNKIYQISRTIEEFAICPGIQVDLTTLGKQMFDLENKFKPFTVEIVDSVESYANLLRNIFDFAALKEILSGENHIKIRLDAMHGVVGPYVRRILCEELGCPINSAVNCVPLEDFGGQHPDPNLTYAADLVDSMKEGQYDFGAAFDGDGDRNMILGKHGFFVTPPDSVAVIADNIFCIPYFQHTGVRGFARSMPTSAALDRVAKATKIELYETPTGWKFFGNLMDAGRLSLCGEESFGTGGDHIREKDGLWAVLAWLSILATRRQSVENILKDHWLKYGRNYFTRYDYENIDIDVACEMMEDLEILIAGKSFVKQRFAVEDKIYQVEKADNFEYTDPVDSTISRNQGLRIIFSDGSRIIYRLSGTGSDGATVRIYIDSYEKEQIFEDTQVMLAPLATIALKISQLHHRTGRSGPSVIT, encoded by the exons ATGGACAACAGTCCTCTGCAGGTGTTGACTGTCCCCACAGCTCCCTACCCTGACCAGAGACCCGGTACCAGCGGTCTGAAGAAAAAGGTCTATGTATTCCAATCTAGGAGGAACTACCTGCACAACTTTATCCAGAGTATCTTCTCCTCTATTGACCTACGTGACCGCCAGGGATCAACAGTGGTGGTAGGGGGAGACGGTCGCTTTTTCAACCGAACAGCTATTGAGGTCATTGTGCAGATGGCAGCTGCCAACGGG GTGGGTCGTATGATCATTGGACACCACGGGATAATGTCCACACCAGCCATCTCCTGTGTAATCAGGAAATACAAAGCCATCGGTGGCATCATCCTCACTGCCAGCCACAACCCTGGTGGACCTGATGGAGACTTTGGCATTAAGTTCAATACTGCAAATGGAG GCCCAGCCAAGGAGGCTGTCACAAACAAGATCTATCAGATCAGCAGGACCATTGAGGAGTTTGCCATCTGCCCTGGAATACAAGTGGATCTGACAACCCTGGGCAAACAGATGTTTGATCTGGAGAACAAGTTCAAACCCTTCACAG TGGAAATTGTAGACTCTGTGGAATCCTATGCTAACTTGTTGAGGAACATCTTTGACTTTGCTGCTCTGAAGGAGATTCTATCTGGTGAAAACCACATCAAGATAAGACTAGATGCCATGCATGGAG TGGTAGGACCATATGTGAGGAGAATCCTCTGTGAGGAGCTGGGCTGCCCTATCAATTCTGCTGTCAACTGTGTCCCATTGGAGGACTTTGGGGGTCAACACCCAGATCCTAACCTCACCTATGCTGCAGATCTGGTTGACAGCATGAAAGAAGGACAGTATGATTTTGGTGCAGCATTCGATGGTGATGGG GACCGTAACATGATCCTTGGTAAACACGGCTTCTTCGTCACCCCACCTGACTCTGTGGCTGTGATTGCTGACAACATCTTCTGCATCCCATACTTCCAGCATACAGGGGTGAGAGGCTTCGCCCGCAGCATGCCCACAAGCGCAGCCTTAGACAG AGTAGCCAAGGCAACAAAAATAGAATTATATGAAACTCCCACTGGGTGGAAGTTCTTTGGGAACCTGATGGATGCAGGCAGACTGTCTTTGTGTGGAGAGGAAAGCTTTGGTACAG GTGGAGACCATATTCGTGAGAAGGATGGGCTTTGGGCCGTGCTGGCATGGCTGTCCATCCTGGCCACTAGAAGGCAGAGTGTGGAGAATATTCTAAAGGACCACTGGCTAAAATATGGAAGAAACTACTTCACCAG ATATGACTATGAGAACATAGACATAGATGTAGCCTGTGAGATGATGGAGGATTTGGAGATTCTGATCGCCGGAAAGTCCTTCGTGAAGCAGAGATTTGCTGTGGAGGACAAGATCTACCAAGTGGAAAAAGCAGACAACTTTGAGTACACAGACCCGGTAGACAGCACCATCTCCAGGAACCAG GGTCTGCGGATAATCTTCTCTGATGGTTCTCGAATCATCTACAGACTCAGTGGGACAGGTAGTGATGGGGCGACAGTTCGGATCTACATAGACAGCTATGAGAAGGAGCAAATCTTTGAAGACACGCAG GTGATGCTGGCACCCCTGGCAACCATCGCTCTGAAGATTTCCCAGCTCCATCACAGGACAGGTCGAAGTGGCCCATCAGTCATCACATGA